A window of the Citrus sinensis cultivar Valencia sweet orange chromosome 9, DVS_A1.0, whole genome shotgun sequence genome harbors these coding sequences:
- the LOC102627118 gene encoding xyloglucan galactosyltransferase XLT2 yields the protein MLPYSKLPSPDPPPKKSKFPELDPKSSLNGLIYPTLSLQSPRSWLLLVILLLQVIFVLVLRSVSMSFSTSHVAPQQSHPEISASVPRVSDQCELGKIYVYDLPKALNEDLLQNCHELNPWGSRCDMLLNDGFGRQASALNGVVPENLVPAWHWTDQFVLEIIFHRRILNHRCRTLEPESAAAFYIPFYVGLAVGKYLWSDSSAKARDMHCDLMLKWVQDQPYWNRSDGWDHFTAMGRITWDFRRSKDEDWGSSCIYKKAMRNITRLLIERNPWDYFDVGVPYPTGFHPRSESDVTQWQDYVRSRNRSSLYCFAGATRMVKNDFRSMLLSHCKNESGSCRVVDCEGTRCMNGTSAILETFLDSVFCLQPRGDSFTRRSIFDCMVAGSIPVFFWKRSAYFQYAWFLPDEPGSYSVFIDRNEVRNGTKSIKAVLESYSQEEVKRMRDKVIDYIPKFIYAKSREGLGTIKDAFDVAIDGVLRRIKEQQELGFKW from the coding sequence ATGCTTCCATATTCCAAGCTTCCGTCGCCGGACCCGCCTccgaaaaaatcaaaatttcccGAGTTAGATCCAAAGAGCTCGTTAAATGGACTGATTTATCCAACTCTCTCGCTTCAAAGCCCACGCTCATGGCTGCTCCTCGTCATCCTCTTGCTCCAGGTAATTTTCGTCCTCGTGCTCCGCTCCGTCTCCATGTCATTCTCCACTAGCCACGTGGCGCCCCAACAGTCCCACCCCGAAATATCGGCCTCCGTCCCTCGCGTATCGGACCAATGCGAGTTGGGTAAAATCTACGTCTACGATCTCCCTAAAGCTCTCAACGAagatttattacaaaattgccACGAGCTGAACCCGTGGGGTTCTCGCTGCGACATGCTGTTAAACGACGGGTTCGGCAGACAGGCGAGTGCGTTAAACGGCGTCGTACCGGAGAATTTAGTCCCGGCTTGGCACTGGACTGATCAGTTCGTTCTGGAAATCATTTTTCACAGAAGGATTTTGAACCACAGGTGTCGGACGTTGGAGCCAGAATCTGCTGCGGCGTTTTACATACCGTTTTACGTTGGACTCGCGGTGGGGAAATACCTGTGGTCTGATTCGAGCGCCAAGGCGCGCGATATGCACTGCGATTTGATGTTAAAGTGGGTCCAGGATCAACCGTATTGGAACCGATCGGACGGGTGGGATCATTTCACGGCCATGGGGAGGATCACGTGGGATTTTCGGCGGTCGAAGGACGAAGACTGGGGGTCCAGCTGCATCTACAAGAAAGCTATGAGGAACATCACCCGCCTCCTCATCGAACGAAACCCGTGGGACTACTTCGACGTCGGTGTGCCTTACCCCACGGGATTCCACCCCCGATCCGAGTCCGACGTCACCCAGTGGCAGGACTACGTCCGCAGCCGCAATCGCTCGTCCCTCTACTGCTTCGCTGGGGCCACGCGGATGGTCAAGAACGACTTCCGGTCGATGCTGCTGAGTCACTGCAAGAACGAGTCGGGCTCGTGCCGGGTCGTGGACTGCGAGGGGACCCGGTGCATGAACGGCACGTCGGCGATCCTCGAAACGTTCTTGGACTCGGTGTTTTGCTTGCAGCCGAGGGGGGACAGCTTCACGCGGAGGTCGATATTTGACTGCATGGTGGCCGGTTCGATCCCGGTTTTTTTCTGGAAGCGGTCGGCCTATTTCCAGTACGCTTGGTTTTTGCCCGATGAGCCCGGGAGTTACTCGGTTTTTATAGACCGGAACGAGGTGAGGAATGGGACCAAGTCGATAAAAGCAGTGCTGGAGAGTTACTCACAAGAGGAAGTGAAGAGAATGAGAGATAAAGTAATTGATTATATACCAAAGTTTATTTACGCCAAATCCAGAGAAGGTTTAGGGACAATCAAAGATGCATTTGATGTTGCAATTGATGGGGTGTTACGGAGAATCAAGGAGCAACAAGAGTTGGGATTTAAGTGGTAG
- the LOC102626849 gene encoding CDGSH iron-sulfur domain-containing protein NEET yields MASIAMSCSAAVPGFRFNKSPMAAGVVTARPRRVVVVRAEGQGINLDIRKTEEKVVDSVVVTELSKPLTAYCRCWRSGTFPLCDGSHVKHNKATGDNVGPLLLKKQ; encoded by the exons ATGGCGTCGATTGCGATGAGTTGTTCGGCGGCTGTGCCTGGATTCCGTTTCAACAAATCGCCAATGGCGGCGGGTGTAGTTACGGCGAGGCCGAGGCGCGTGGTGGTGGTGAGAGCGGAAGGTCAGGGGATCAATTTGGATATCAGGAAGACGGAGGAGAAGGTTGTTGACTCTGTCGTGGTAACCGAGCTCTCCAAGCCCCTCACCGCGTATTGCAG ATGCTGGAGGTCAGGGACGTTCCCCCTGTGCGATGGAAGCCACGTAAAGCACAACAAAGCTACTGGGGATAATGTTGGGCCTTTGCTGTTGAAAAAGCAGTGA
- the LOC102626554 gene encoding K(+) efflux antiporter 5 isoform X1 gives MARRGGSGGGAVFGIGYCLVLVLVLVYSRICMSARSDKETRQRFYGNLVNTTEEDSGDGSIAKMFDRVLEKEFPDNEQSSGSDGSSFNSSVADQQAVLETVAKITHEKMKRNDTQEANGTRPFQFQDVFFSDQEDSDDEMTLIDKKDNVFVMSNKKSKYPVLQVDLRLISDLVVVIVSAAIGGIIFSCLGQPVIVGYLLAGSIIGPGGLKFISELVQVETFAQFGVVFLLFALGLEFSLTKLKAVGHVAVLGGLLQIAIFMFLCGITAALCGAKLSEGVFVGSFLSMSSTAVVVKFLVEQNSNNALHGQVTIGTLILQDCAVGLLFALLPVLGGNSGLLQGMVSMGKLLLVLSIYLTVTSILSWSFVPRFLKLMIQLSSQTNELYQLAAVAFCLLSAWCSDKLGLSLELGSFMAGVMISTTDFAKHTLDQVEPIRNLFAALFLSSIGMLIHVHFLWNHVDILLASVILVIIVKTAVGTIVTKLFGYSMRTSFLVGVSLAQIGEFAFVLLSRASNLHLVEGKMYLLLLGTTALSLVTTPLLFKLIPNVMNLGILLHWFPSEGTPRSEAHRGLRF, from the exons ATGGCGAGACGTGGTGGTAGCGGAGGTGGCGCTGTGTTTGGGATCGGGTATTGCCTTGTCCTTGTCCTGGTTTTGGTTTATTCGCGGATATGCATGTCCGCGAGATCTGATAAGGAGACCCGCCAGAGGTTTTACGGTAATTTGGTTAATACGACGGAGGAGGATTCCGGAGACGGCAGTATAGCCAAAATGTTCGACAGGGTTCTCGAGAAAGAGTTTCCCGATAACGAACAGTCTTCAG GATCTGACGGGAGCAGCTTCAACAGCAGCGTAGCAGATCAACAA GCAGTACTGGAGACTGTAGCAAAAATCACTCATGAGAAGATGAAGAGAAATGATACTCAAGAAGCGAA TGGTACACGGCCATTTCAGTTTCAAGATGTCTTTTTCTCAGATCAAGAGGATTCTGATGATGAAATGACCTTGATTGACAAGAAG GATAATGTGTTTGTGATGTCAAACAAGAAATCCAAGTATCCAGTTCTTCAAGTAGATTTGAG ATTAATTTCAGATTTGGTAGTTGTCATAGTTTCTGCTGCTATTGGTGGAATCATCTTTTCATGTTTGGGACAACCG GTTATTGTGGGCTACCTTCTTGCTGGTTCGATTATTGGACCAGGGGGCCTGAAATTCATTAGCGAATTGGTACAG GTCGAAACTTTTGCACAATTTGGTGTTGTCTTCCTTCTTTTTGCTTTGGGGCTAGAGTTTTCTTTGACAAAG TTAAAAGCAGTGGGACATGTCGCTGTTCTTGGAGGGCTACTACAAATTGCAATATTTATGTTCTTGTGTGGCATAACGGCTGCA TTATGTGGAGCCAAATTGTCAGAGGGAGTATTTGTTGGTTCCTTCTTATCAATGTCATCAACTGCAGTG GTGGTGAAATTTTTGGTAGAACAGAACAGCAATAATGCTCTTCATGGTCAAGTTACAATTGGAACACTTATTTTACAG GATTGTGCTGTTGGGTTACTATTTGCTCTGCTCCCAGTCTTGGGTGGTAACAGTGGCCTTCTGCAAGGAATGGTTTCAATGGGGAAGTT GCTGCTGGTTTTGTCCATTTATCTCACTGTTACATCTATTTTATCCTGGTCTTTTGTTCCCCGCTTTCTAAAGCTCATGATACAGCTGTCATCTCAA ACAAATGAGCTTTATCAGCTTGCTGCTGTAGCTTTTTGCTTATTATCTGCTTGG TGCAGTGATAAGCTGGGCCTCAGTCTTGAGCTGGGTTCATTCATGGCTGGAGTGATGATATCTACCACTGACTTTGCTAAACATACTTTAGATCAG GTGGAGCCAATTCGTAACCTGTTTGCGGCTCTTTTCCTCTCCAGTATTGGAATGCTCATACATGTACATTTTCTATGGAATCATGTGGACATTTTGCTTGCATCTGTTATTCTGGTTATCATTGTTAAGACAGCTGTTGGTACTATAGTTACTAAGCTGTTTGGTTATAGCATGAGGACATCATTTCTT GTTGGAGTGTCACTTGCTCAAATTGGAGAATTTGCTTTTGTTCTTCTAAGTCGAGCCTCAAATCTTCATCTTGTTGAG GGAAAGAtgtatcttcttcttcttggaACTACAGCTCTCAGTCTG GTTACAACTCCTCTTCTGTTCAAATTGATACCAAATGTGATGAACTTGGGTATACTTTTGCATTGGTTCCCGTCAGAAGGCACACCGAGATCTGag GCTCATCGGGGACTACGATTTTGA
- the LOC102626554 gene encoding K(+) efflux antiporter 5 isoform X2, whose protein sequence is MILKKRSMGIGTRPFQFQDVFFSDQEDSDDEMTLIDKKDNVFVMSNKKSKYPVLQVDLRLISDLVVVIVSAAIGGIIFSCLGQPVIVGYLLAGSIIGPGGLKFISELVQVETFAQFGVVFLLFALGLEFSLTKLKAVGHVAVLGGLLQIAIFMFLCGITAALCGAKLSEGVFVGSFLSMSSTAVVVKFLVEQNSNNALHGQVTIGTLILQDCAVGLLFALLPVLGGNSGLLQGMVSMGKLLLVLSIYLTVTSILSWSFVPRFLKLMIQLSSQTNELYQLAAVAFCLLSAWCSDKLGLSLELGSFMAGVMISTTDFAKHTLDQVEPIRNLFAALFLSSIGMLIHVHFLWNHVDILLASVILVIIVKTAVGTIVTKLFGYSMRTSFLVGVSLAQIGEFAFVLLSRASNLHLVEGKMYLLLLGTTALSLVTTPLLFKLIPNVMNLGILLHWFPSEGTPRSEAHRGLRF, encoded by the exons ATGATACTCAAGAAGCGAAGTATGGGAAT TGGTACACGGCCATTTCAGTTTCAAGATGTCTTTTTCTCAGATCAAGAGGATTCTGATGATGAAATGACCTTGATTGACAAGAAG GATAATGTGTTTGTGATGTCAAACAAGAAATCCAAGTATCCAGTTCTTCAAGTAGATTTGAG ATTAATTTCAGATTTGGTAGTTGTCATAGTTTCTGCTGCTATTGGTGGAATCATCTTTTCATGTTTGGGACAACCG GTTATTGTGGGCTACCTTCTTGCTGGTTCGATTATTGGACCAGGGGGCCTGAAATTCATTAGCGAATTGGTACAG GTCGAAACTTTTGCACAATTTGGTGTTGTCTTCCTTCTTTTTGCTTTGGGGCTAGAGTTTTCTTTGACAAAG TTAAAAGCAGTGGGACATGTCGCTGTTCTTGGAGGGCTACTACAAATTGCAATATTTATGTTCTTGTGTGGCATAACGGCTGCA TTATGTGGAGCCAAATTGTCAGAGGGAGTATTTGTTGGTTCCTTCTTATCAATGTCATCAACTGCAGTG GTGGTGAAATTTTTGGTAGAACAGAACAGCAATAATGCTCTTCATGGTCAAGTTACAATTGGAACACTTATTTTACAG GATTGTGCTGTTGGGTTACTATTTGCTCTGCTCCCAGTCTTGGGTGGTAACAGTGGCCTTCTGCAAGGAATGGTTTCAATGGGGAAGTT GCTGCTGGTTTTGTCCATTTATCTCACTGTTACATCTATTTTATCCTGGTCTTTTGTTCCCCGCTTTCTAAAGCTCATGATACAGCTGTCATCTCAA ACAAATGAGCTTTATCAGCTTGCTGCTGTAGCTTTTTGCTTATTATCTGCTTGG TGCAGTGATAAGCTGGGCCTCAGTCTTGAGCTGGGTTCATTCATGGCTGGAGTGATGATATCTACCACTGACTTTGCTAAACATACTTTAGATCAG GTGGAGCCAATTCGTAACCTGTTTGCGGCTCTTTTCCTCTCCAGTATTGGAATGCTCATACATGTACATTTTCTATGGAATCATGTGGACATTTTGCTTGCATCTGTTATTCTGGTTATCATTGTTAAGACAGCTGTTGGTACTATAGTTACTAAGCTGTTTGGTTATAGCATGAGGACATCATTTCTT GTTGGAGTGTCACTTGCTCAAATTGGAGAATTTGCTTTTGTTCTTCTAAGTCGAGCCTCAAATCTTCATCTTGTTGAG GGAAAGAtgtatcttcttcttcttggaACTACAGCTCTCAGTCTG GTTACAACTCCTCTTCTGTTCAAATTGATACCAAATGTGATGAACTTGGGTATACTTTTGCATTGGTTCCCGTCAGAAGGCACACCGAGATCTGag GCTCATCGGGGACTACGATTTTGA
- the LOC102626257 gene encoding cysteine and histidine-rich domain-containing protein RAR1, producing MASQNDDALKRLRCQRIGCNATFTEDDNPEGSCTFHDSPIFHDGMKEWSCCKRRSHDFSLFLEIPGCKTGKHTTEKPVLTKPVATSKTPAPAPAPSTTLGSSTPSKELCSRCRQGFFCSDHGSQAKEQTNYAPAVPAGSNVAAEVPPVPVKKKIGINEPQICKNKGCGKTFKEKDNHETACSYHPGPAVFHDRMRGWKCCDIHVKEFDEFMGIPPCTKGWHDANLSS from the exons ATGGCGAGTCAGAACGACGACGCTTTGAAGCGTCTTCGATGCCAGCGAATTGGCTGCAACGCCACCTTCACCGAGGACGACAATCCCGAAGGTTCCTGCACTTTCCATGATTCG CCCATATTTCATGATGGAATGAAGGAGTGGAGTTGTTGCAAGAGGAGGAGTCATGATTTCAGCTTATTTTTGGAAATTCCAGG ATGTAAGACAGGTAAACACACAACTGAGAAACCAGTGTTAACTAAGCCGGTCGCTACTTCAAAAACTCCAGCTCCAGCTCCTGCTCCTTCAACAACTCTTGGGTCCAGCACTCCATCGAAAGAACTTTGCTCAAGATGTCGACAGGGTTTCTTTTGCTCTGATCACG GTTCACAAGCCAAAGAACAGACCAATTATGCCCCAGCTGTACCTGCTGGAAGTAATGTAGCTGCTGAGGTGCCTCCTGTTCcagtgaagaagaaaattggtATTAACGAGCCTCAAATCTGCAAAAATAAGGGATGTGGCAAAACTTTCAAAGAAAAGGATAATCATGAGACTGCATGCAGTTATCATCCTGGACCTGCTGTTTTTCATGATCGGATGAGAGGG TGGAAGTGTTGTGACATTCATGTGAAGGAATTTGATGAATTCATGGGCATTCCACCATGCACCAAGGGATGGCATGATGCTAATCTATCATCCTGA